The DNA region ctctctttctctctctctctcatttctgttcTACCAAGCAGACAAGGTTACAGCAGCCAGACAGAGATTccaaatttacttttattattttttttttgaagttcagAAATTTATTTCCTCCAGTGACACATTAGAGCGGTATTAGACAATCATTAAAAATgtcaagacaaaaacaaaaacaaagcccaACAGATCTGAGAGCTTTCATTTAGCTTTGTGAGACTTGAgtgaaacaacaacaatgaaaagcttCCCCCAGTCCATTATCTTTTATTCATTGATTACTATTAGTTATTattctatttattgatttaatgtatgtatatttttgcctccagggttatcactcgggCTCAGTGTTGGCAGTAAGCgcccactgctcgtggaggccatatttttcctttgactcatattttttccattttattgcatagagacagaaagattggggggggagagacagagagacacctgcagccctgcttcaccactcgtgaagtgaccccccccccaggatgagagccgggggctcgaaccgggatcctcacgccggtccttgcgctttgcaccacctgcgcttaaccctctgcgctaccgcccgactcccatctctccCGTTCTTAAATAGTAGAGccgagagactgagagacagagacacctgcagcccctctccaccgctcatgaagcttctcccctgcaggcggggaacgggaggctcgaacccgggtccttccccGTGCACGGTGACACGCACACCCACGGCGTCCTGCGGCCGggtctggggggctggggggcatcACCGGGAGGTGTCCCCACAGCACAGAAGTCTCCTCAGGGCCCCCCGGATGTCCCGGTTCCGGAGGCTGTAGATGAAAGGGTTCAGCATGGGGGTGACGGCCGTGTACAGCACGGAGGCCGGGGGTCCCGTCCGAGCGTCCCCGGGCCGGGGGTCCCCCGAGGAGGAGCCTAGGTAGACCACCAGGCACGTGCCGTAGAACAGTGACACCACCCCCAGGTGGGACCCACAGGTGGAAAAGGCCCGGGCCCTGCCGCCCGGCGTGGACATGCCCAGCACGGCCCGGCAGATGCGGGCGTAGGACACCACGATGCCGGCCAGCGGCAAGAAGCCCAGCGCCGCGGTCACCCCGTCCATCACCACCTCCCCGGCCCGGCGATCCGAGCAGGCCAGCCGCAGCAGCTCGGGGAGCTCGCAGAAATAGTGGGGGACCTCTTCCGGGGAGGCGCAGAAGGACAGCTGCAAGGTGGCCAGGGTCTCGGGGAGGGCGCCCAGCGCCCCGGCCAGCCAGACCAGGACCACCAGCCGGGCGCAGAGCCCCGGGCTCATGACGGCCGTGTAGCTCAGGGGGTGGCAGATGGCCACGTAGCGGTCGTAGGCCATGACGGTCAGCAGGAAGTTGTCCAGCAGGCCGAAGACGGTGAAGAAGAACAGCTGGGCCACGCAGCCCCCGTAGGTGATGGCCTTGCTCTGCGTCCAGATGTCGCGCAGCATCTTGGGGACGGTGGtggaggtgaagcagatgtccaccaaggccaggttggagaggaagaagtacatgggggtgtggaggTGGGGGTCCGAGCTGACGGCCAGCACGAGGAGCAGGTTCCCCAGCACGGTCAGCAGGTACATGGACAGGAAGACCCCAAAGATCAGGGGCTGCAGCTCAGGGACCCCCGACAAGCCCAGGAGCAGGAAGTCGGGCCTCCCCGTGCGGTTTCTCGGCTCCATGGGGGCTTTGcacggcggtggcggtggcgggggGACCGTGTCCTGCTCGGTGGTCTCTGCTGGGTCCTCTGGGTTCCTGGGAAGGGAGGAAGCAGGATGGCGCTGGGGTGGGGACCCCAGGACTGGGACGGGGCGCCTGGTCTGtgaggacggacggacggacgccTGGTCTGGGTTCGGGGCTCCATGCTGCTGGCCGCCCTCCTCCCGCGTAAACAGCTCTGCCCCGAGGGCAGCTTCATGCCGGGGTGTCTCTGGCTGCCTCCaggcctctccttctcctccctttttctccctctccctttctccctctctctctctcttctctctctttccctctccctctctccctccctctccctttctctccatccctctctctatctccctctctccctttcgctctctccctctccctttctttccctctccctctctctctctccatctccctctttccctttctccctgtctccctctgtctctctccctctctctctccctttctctccctctctctccctctccctttttctccccctctctctttctctccttctctctctccctctccccctcttcctttctctctctccctctctccctttcgctctctccctctccctttctttccctctccctttctctctctccatctccctctttccctttctccctgtctccctctctctctccctctctctctccctttctctccctctctctccctctccctttttctccccctctctctttctctccttctctctctccctctccccctcttcctttctctctctccctctctctctttctctccctttccccctctccctcttcctttccctctccctctctctctctcctcctctctctttttctccctccctctccctctctctctccttttctctttctctttctccctctccctctccccctcctttgaaAAGCTATGCTGTTGTCTCCTTTGAAGAGACAGTTAATGTGACAGAGACTGGGACCCAGGGCATCATTCCAACCTCGGGCTCTGGCGCTGGGCAGCGGCGCACCTGAGAGACAGCTGTGCAGAGACCGGAGAGACGGCAAAGAGGTGATTCGCAGGTGCGGCCAGGTGACAGGTAAACGATGCAGACACAGACGTACACAGACATTGCGAGAGGGCGGGCGGATAGGCAGAGAATTTTCATTGTCTTCATTTTTTGgggtagagacggccagaaatcaagagggaagagggagatagagaggggagagacacctgcagccctgcttcaccactcaggcagcttttcccctgcaggtggggaccgggggctccaacccgggtccttgccgcattgtaacgtgcgctcaaccaggtgcgcccctgcccggcccctctgaagttttgttgttgttgttgttttaaccagagtcctgctgagctctggctgctggtggtgctggggactgaaccggggacctcagagcctcaggcaggagagtctgtttgcagaacccctgtgctgtctccccagtattattattattattattattattattattattattttcccagagtcctgctgagttctggctgatggtggtgctgggaattgaacctgggacctcagagcctcaggcaggagagtctgtttgcagaacccctgtgctgccTTCCCAaccatagatgatagatagatgatagagagattgatgatagataaataatagatagacagacaaatagatgctagacagatagatgatagagagatagacagatagatgatagagagatagacagacagatagatgatagagagatagacagatagatgatagagagatagacagacaaatgatagagaggtagacagatagatgatagagagatagacagatagatgatagacagatagacagatagatgatagagagatagacagatagatgatagacagatagatgatagagagatagaaagacagatgacagagagatagacaaacagatagatgatagagagacagatagatgatagagagatagacagatgatagagatagacagatgatagagagatagacagacaaacagatgatagagagatagacagatagatgatagagagatagacagatgacagagtccactgggaatggtggaatcatacaggcacagagacccagcatcaccctggtgacaaaaatcaaaccaaaacaaatgaacatcccc from Erinaceus europaeus chromosome 23, mEriEur2.1, whole genome shotgun sequence includes:
- the LOC103126649 gene encoding olfactory receptor-like protein OLF4 translates to MEPRNRTGRPDFLLLGLSGVPELQPLIFGVFLSMYLLTVLGNLLLVLAVSSDPHLHTPMYFFLSNLALVDICFTSTTVPKMLRDIWTQSKAITYGGCVAQLFFFTVFGLLDNFLLTVMAYDRYVAICHPLSYTAVMSPGLCARLVVLVWLAGALGALPETLATLQLSFCASPEEVPHYFCELPELLRLACSDRRAGEVVMDGVTAALGFLPLAGIVVSYARICRAVLGMSTPGGRARAFSTCGSHLGVVSLFYGTCLVVYLGSSSGDPRPGDARTGPPASVLYTAVTPMLNPFIYSLRNRDIRGALRRLLCCGDTSR